A stretch of Prunus dulcis chromosome 6, ALMONDv2, whole genome shotgun sequence DNA encodes these proteins:
- the LOC117629785 gene encoding probable sugar phosphate/phosphate translocator At3g11320 — SLSLSLNNIHELNPLLPPTYKETKKFKLVNEKNPKRKMSDKFFTVGLITAWYSSNIGVLLLNKFLLSNYGFKYPIFLTLCHMLACSLLSYVAISWIKVVPMQSIKSRVQFLKISSLGFIFCLSVVGGNISLRYLAVSFNQAVGATTPFFTAVFAYLMTLKKEGWLTYVTLIPVVTGVVIASGGEPSFHVFGFIMCVGATAARALKSVLQGILLSSEGEKLNSMNLLMYMGPVAVAFLLPAALYMEEDVVGITIALARDDVSIVWYLVFNSALAYFVNLTNFLVTKHTSALTLQVLGNAKGAVAVVVSILIFRNPVSVTGMLGYSLTVTGVILYSEAKKRNR, encoded by the exons tctctctctctctctctcaacaacATCCATGAACTCAACCCTTTGCTTCCTCCAACATACaaggaaaccaaaaaatttaagCTTGTGAACGAAAAAAAcccgaaaagaaaaatgtcaGACAAGTTTTTCACGGTCGGATTAATAACAGCCTGGTACTCATCGAACATCGGAGTCTTGTTGTTGAACAAGTTTTTGCTGAGCAATTACGGGTTCAAGTACCCGATCTTCTTGACCCTTTGCCACATGCTGGCTTGCTCTCTCCTGAGCTACGTAGCCATTTCATGGATCAAGGTGGTGCCCATGCAGAGCATCAAGTCACGTGTCCAGTTCCTCAAGATATCGTCCCTCGGTTTCATCTTCTGTTTGTCCGTCGTTGGCGGGAACATCTCGCTCCGGTATCTGGCCGTGTCGTTTAACCAGGCTGTTGGCGCCACGACGCCGTTTTTCACCGCGGTGTTTGCGTATCTTATGACCCTCAAGAAAGAGGGCTGGCTCACCTATGTTACTCTCATACCGGTTGTCACCGGTGTTGTTATTGCCAGTGGG GGAGAACCAAGTTTTCATGTCTTCGGATTCATAATGTGTGTTGGTGCTACAGCAGCAAGGGCACTCAAGTCAGTGCTCCAAGGGATATTGCTGTCTTCTGAAGG GGAAAAGCTTAATTCTATGAACCTCCTCATGTACATGGGTCCTGTAGCTGTTGCATTCCTTCTACCTGCAGCACTTTATATGGAAGAGGATGTGGTTGGGATCACAATTGCACTTGCAAGAGATGATGTGTCCATCGTATGGTATCTAGTATTCAATTCTGCTCTCGCATATTTTGTCAATTTGACCAATTTCTTGGTAACAAAACACACCAGTGCCTTGACCCTCCAG GTGTTGGGAAATGCAAAAGGAGCTGTTGCCGTGGTGGTGTCAATTTTGATATTTAGAAATCCTGTATCAGTAACTGGGATGCTCGGTTATTCTCTCACAGTAACAGGAGTCATTCTCTACAGCGAAGCCAAGAAACGAAATAGATAA
- the LOC117630868 gene encoding neutral ceramidase 1-like gives MEFLGLGDNKVRRTYGALWFKIVILLVLCSVEGALSDSNYLIGLGSYDITGPAADVNMMGYANTEQIASGVHFRLRARTFIVAEPQGNRVAFVNLDACMASQLVKLKVVERLKARYGDLYTEKNVAISGIHTHAGPGGYLQYVVYIVTSLGFVRQSFDVLVDGIEKSIIQAHENLGPGSIFVNKGEILDAGVNRSPSAYLNNPASERSKYKYDVDKEMTLLKFVDDQWGPVGSFNWFATHGTSMSRTNSLISGDNKGAAARFMEDWFEETGSRSAYSGEVAADGIPRRVSNLFNDRRDNHHELLELAASFQSPPGKLATRTLSVARRVRGALRQADKPGFVSAFCQSNCGDVSPNVLGAFCTDTGLPCEFNHSTCGGKNELCYGRGPGYPDEFESTRMIGERQLRKAVDLFNKASEQLKGKVDYRHAYIDFSQLEVTLTKQGGGSKVVKTCPAAMGFGFAAGTTDGPGAFDFTQGDDKGNAFWRLVRNVLKTPGKEQVDCQNPKPILLDTGEMKEPYDWAPSILPIQIIRIGQLVILSVPGEFTTMAGRRLRDAVKTVLTSGSNGANVHVVIAGLTNTYSQYITTFEEYQVQRYEGASTLYGPHTLSAYIQEFKKLATALTSGKPVAPGPQPPDLLDKQISLLTPVVMDATPRGVSFGDCSSDVPQNSTFKRGHDMVTVTFWSACPRNDLMTEGTFALVEILHGKDTWVPAYDDDDFCLRFKWSRPSKLSTRSQATIEWRIPQSAAPGVYRIRHFGASKSLVGSIRHFTGSSSAFVVA, from the exons ATGGAGTTTTTGGGTCTCGGCGATAACAAGGTTCGGAGAACTTATGGAGCTTTGTGGTTCAAAATCGTAATTCTACTCGTTCTGTGTAGTGTCGAAGGAGCTCTCTCCGATTCGAACTATTTGATTGGTCTTGGGAGCTACGACATCACTGGTCCTGCTGCTGATGTCAACATGATGGGGTACGCGAACACGGAGCAGATCGCTTCGGGGGTTCACTTCAGGTTGCGAGCTCGCACGTTCATTGTGGCCGAGCCGCAGGGGAACCGAGTGGCTTTTGTGAATCTTGATGCTTGCATGGCTTCACAGCTTGTGAAATTGAAAGTGGTGGAGAGGTTGAAGGCAAG GTATGGGGACCTGTACACTGAAAAGAACGTAGCTATTAGTGGAATTCACACCCACGCTGGCCCTGGGGGCTATCTCCAATATGTGGTGTATATTGTAACATCTCTTGGGTTTGTGCGTCAGTCATTTGATGTCCTTGTTGACGGCATTGAGAAAAGTATTATTCAAGCTCATGAAAATCTCGGGCCAGGATCAATTTTTGTTAATAAGG GGGAAATCTTAGATGCTGGTGTAAATCGCAGTCCTAGTGCTTATCTCAATAACCCTGCATCAGAGCGCAGTAAATACAAGTATGACGTCGATAAAGAAATGACTCTTCTGAAGTTTGTTGATGATCAATGGGGTCCGGTTGGCAGCTTCAACTGGTTTGCAACTCATGGAACTTCTATGAGTCGTACAAACTCATTGATTAGTGGGGATAACAAGGGTGCTGCTGCTCGATTTATGGAAGACTGGTTTGAGGAGACTGGTTCTAGAAGTGCATATTCTGGTGAAGTTGCTGCTGATGGAATCCCGCGAAGAGTCTCAAACTTATTTAATGACCGTCGTGATAATC ACCATGAGTTACTAGAGCTTGCTGCATCCTTTCAGTCTCCTCCTGGTAAGCTAGCAACCAGGACCTTGAGTGTTGCAAGACGTGTCAGGGGTGCACTAAGGCAGGCTGACAAGCCTGGATTTGTTTCTGCATTTTGTCAATCAAACTGTGGTGATGTAAGCCCGAATGTTCTAGGCGCTTTCTGTACAGACACTGGACTACCTTGTGAGTTCAATCACAGCACCTGTGGTGGGAAAAATGAGTTGTGCTATGGCCGAGGACCGGG TTACCCAGATGAATTTGAAAGTACACGTATGATTGGTGAGAGGCAACTCAGAAAAGCTGTGGATCTTTTCAACAAAGCATCTGAGCAGTTGAAGGGGAAGGTTGACTATCGCCATGCTTACATAGACTTCTCCCAACTTGAAGTGACGCTTACCAAACAGGGAGGAGGTTCAAAGGTTGTAAAAACATGCCCTGCTGCAATGGGGTTTGGATTTGCTGCTGGAACCACTGACGGACCTGGAGCTTTTGATTTCACTCAAGGCGATGATAAG GGAAATGCCTTCTGGAGGTTGGTGcgcaatgtactcaaaacaCCAGGCAAGGAACAAGTGGATTGTCAGAATCCAAAGCCAATCTTGCTTGATACTGGTGAAATGAAGGAACCATATGATTGGGCG CCTTCAATACTTCCAATTCAGATCATTCGAATAGGGCAGCTTGTCATTCTCAGTGTACCTGGAG AATTTACAACAATGGCTGGTAGGCGTCTCCGTGATGCTGTGAAGACAGTACTGACTAGTGGTAGTAATGGCGCAAATGTTCATGTTGTTATAGCAGGATTGACTAATACTTATTCACAGTATATAACTACCTTTGAAGAGTATCAGGTGCAGAGATATGAG GGTGCCTCCACTCTGTATGGACCACACACACTCAGTGCCTACATTCAGGAGTTCAAGAAGCTTGCTACCGCTCTCACCAGTGGCAAACCTGTTGCACCGGGTCCACAACCCCCTGATCTCCTTGATAAACAAATAAGCTTACTTACACCTGTTGTGATGGATGCAACCCCTCGCGGTGTTAGTTTTGGGGACTGCAGCTCTGATGTTCCTCAGAACTCCACCTTCAAGAGAGGCCATGACATGGTAACAGTTACGTTCTGGTCAGCTTGTCCTCGGAATGACCTTATGACTGAAGGTACATTTGCCCTTGTGGAGATTCTCCACGGAAAGGATACTTGGGTTCCAGCTTATGACGACGATGATTTCTGCCTGCGGTTTAAGTGGTCAAGACCTTCCAAACTCAGCACTAGAAGTCAGGCAACCATAGAGTGGAGAATTCCTCAGTCTGCAGCTCCCGGTGTGTACAGAATTAGACATTTTGGTGCCTCAAAGAGTCTGGTGGGATCGATTCGCCACTTTACAGGTTCATCTAGTGCTTTCGTGGTAGCATAA
- the LOC117632244 gene encoding cytosolic enolase 3 yields MSVQDYLDNHMLSRKIEDAVNAAVRAKAPDPVLYISNHMRKAIPSVITKVKARQILDSRGIPTVEVDLHTNKGMFRASAPSSDLSGMYEAVELRDGDKGSYLGNSVIKAVKNVNEKISEALVGMDPTLQSQIDQAMIELDRTEKKGELGVNAILAVSIAACKAGAAQKEVPLYKHIADLSGKSQLTLPVPAFTVISGGKRAGNNLAIQEIMVLPIGANRFEEALQMGSETYHHLKAVITEKYGAHGCNVGEDGGFAPNISSIKEVLDLVKEAISRTGYNEQIKLAIDVAATDFCIGTKYDLDYKSANKSGQNFKSGQDMTEMYKELCNEYPIVSIEDPFDKEDWEHTKKFSGLGICQVVGDDLIMSNPKRIKRAIEESTCNALLVKINQIGTVTEAIEVVKLAKDAHWGVVTSHRCGETEDSFIADLSVGLSTGQIKAGAPCRGERLAKYNQLLRIEEELGDNAFYAGEDWRESP; encoded by the exons atgtcGGTGCAAGACTATTTGGATAACCACATGCTCTCTCGGAAAATCGAAGACGCCGTTAATGCCGCCGTTAGGGCTAAGGCCCCCGATCCCGTCCTCTATATC TCGAATCATATGAGGAAAGCGATTCCGTCAGTGATAACGAAGGTCAAAGCTCGGCAGATCCTCGATAGCAGAGGAATTCCAACTGTTGAAGTGGACCTCCACACTAACAAAGGAATGTTTCGTGCTTCTGCTCCTAGTTCTGATCTTTCAGGAAT GTATGAGGCTGTTGAATTGCGAGATGGGGACAAGGGATCGTATCTTGGAAATAGTGTGATTAAAGCTGTTAAGAATGTGAATGAGAAAATATCCGAGGCATTGGTAGGCATGGATCCTACGCTTCAGTCTCAGATTGATCAGGCAATGATAGAACTGGATAGAACAGAAAAGAAg GGTGAACTTGGAGTAAATGCCATACTAGCTGTGTCAATTGCTGCTTGCAAAGCTGGAGCTGCTCAAAAAGAG GTGCCACTGTACAAACATATTGCCGACCTTTCCGGAAAATCACAACTGACCCTGCCTGTCCCTGCTTTCACTGTTATAAGTGGGGGAAAGCGTGCTGGGAATAATCTGGCCATTCAG GAAATTATGGTTCTCCCAATTGGAGCTAACAGGTTTGAGGAGGCATTGCAAATGGGATCGGAAACCTATCATCACTTGAAG GCTGTTATTACAGAAAAATATGGCGCACATGGATGTAATGTTGGAGAAGATGGTGGTTTTGCTCCAAACATCTCCAG CATTAAAGAAGTCTTGGATCTTGTAAAAGAGGCGATCAGCAGAACAGGTTATAATGAGCAAATAAAACTAGCAATTGATGTTGCTGCTACTGACTTTTGCATAG GTACAAAGTATGACCTGGACTACAAATCAGCCAATAAGTCGGGACAAAATTTCAAGTCAGGCCAAGATATGACTGAGATGTATAAAGAACTTTGTAATG AGTACCCAATTGTTTCAATTGAAGACCCATTTGATAAGGAGGACTGGGAACACACCAAAAAGTTTTCTGGTCTTGGAATTTGTcag GTAGTTGGAGATGACTTGATAATGTCGAATCCAAAACGTATTAAGAGAGCAATAGAGGAGTCCACTTGTAATGCTCTTCTTGTAAAG ATAAACCAGATTGGGACGGTTACCGAGGCCATTGAAGTGGTGAAGTTGGCAAAGGATGCGCACTGGGGAGTGGTGACATCCCACAGATGTGGTGAAACTGAAGATTCCTTCATAGCAGACTTATCTGTTGGTCTGTCAACAGGTCAGATCAAAGCTGGTGCTCCTTGCAGAGGCGAGCGGCTGGCTAAGTATAACCAG TTGCTTCGAATTGAGGAAGAACTTGGGGACAACGCATTTTATGCTGGTGAAGACTGGAGGGAATCACCCTAA